The proteins below are encoded in one region of Clostridium estertheticum:
- a CDS encoding glycoside hydrolase family 32 protein: MNGNNDYYRLKYHLMPSVGFLNDPNGFIQFNGEYHLFYQFNPLYPKDKMVYWAHVKSSDLIHWSMLSPALCPSEWYETHGCYSGSAVNNNGKLTLIYTGNVKNELGKRETYQCIAQSIDCEHFVKYKNNPVISNVPTGYTTHFRDPKVWKYDGLWYMAIGTQTEKEEGVVLLYSSQDLLAWNKIGEVAGANTNGLNYLGYMWECPNLFNLDGKDILLFCPQGVEPKGDLYNNRYQCGYLLGKLDYKTGKLAYGDFIELDRGFEFYAPQVSRDEKGRLLLVGWMGIPEEEDSPTVKNNWLHCLTIVRQLHLENNKIYQNPVEEIKLLRTNETRYDNVLINNEQIKLDNIYGDCFELICDFSWENVLEFGIKLRCDDKENEKTLLYYNTEEERIILDRCKSGLSKMGVRKCKIEKCKKLSIRLFMDRSSVEIFINKGEETFSSRIYPKEESKNIFFYAEGGIVNVNIKHWNI, from the coding sequence ATGAATGGAAATAATGATTACTATAGATTAAAATATCATTTAATGCCAAGTGTAGGTTTTTTGAATGATCCTAATGGATTTATTCAGTTTAATGGTGAATATCATCTATTTTATCAGTTTAATCCTTTGTATCCTAAAGATAAAATGGTTTATTGGGCTCATGTGAAAAGTTCAGATTTAATTCATTGGAGTATGTTATCACCTGCACTTTGTCCAAGTGAGTGGTATGAAACTCATGGATGTTATTCTGGCTCGGCTGTAAATAATAATGGTAAATTAACTTTGATTTATACAGGAAATGTAAAAAATGAACTAGGGAAAAGAGAAACCTATCAGTGTATTGCACAAAGCATTGATTGCGAACACTTTGTTAAATATAAAAACAATCCTGTTATAAGTAATGTGCCTACTGGTTATACAACGCATTTCAGAGATCCTAAAGTTTGGAAATATGATGGGCTATGGTATATGGCAATTGGAACCCAAACAGAAAAAGAAGAAGGAGTAGTACTTTTATATAGTTCACAGGACTTACTAGCTTGGAATAAAATTGGAGAAGTTGCTGGTGCAAATACAAATGGATTGAATTATTTAGGTTATATGTGGGAATGTCCAAATTTATTTAACTTAGATGGAAAAGATATATTACTTTTTTGTCCTCAGGGGGTAGAGCCTAAGGGTGATTTATATAATAATAGATACCAATGTGGATATTTGTTAGGTAAATTAGATTATAAAACGGGAAAATTAGCCTATGGTGATTTTATTGAGTTAGATAGAGGTTTTGAATTTTATGCTCCTCAAGTTTCGCGAGATGAAAAAGGACGGTTACTCTTGGTTGGTTGGATGGGTATTCCAGAGGAAGAAGATAGCCCTACGGTAAAGAATAATTGGCTTCACTGTCTAACAATTGTTAGACAACTTCATCTTGAAAATAATAAAATATATCAAAATCCAGTAGAAGAAATAAAATTACTTAGAACTAATGAAACTAGGTATGATAATGTATTAATAAATAATGAACAGATTAAATTGGATAATATTTATGGAGACTGTTTTGAGCTGATTTGTGATTTTTCATGGGAAAATGTGTTGGAGTTTGGGATTAAACTTAGATGTGATGACAAGGAAAATGAGAAAACATTGTTATATTATAATACAGAAGAGGAAAGAATAATATTGGACAGATGTAAAAGTGGATTAAGTAAAATGGGTGTGAGAAAGTGCAAAATAGAGAAGTGTAAAAAATTAAGCATCCGCTTGTTCATGGATAGGTCATCTGTTGAAATATTCATAAATAAAGGTGAAGAAACTTTTTCTTCTAGAATTTATCCTAAGGAAGAGAGTAAAAACATTTTCTTTTATGCAGAAGGAGGAATAGTAAACGTTAATATAAAACACTGGAATATTTAA
- a CDS encoding sucrose-specific PTS transporter subunit IIBC, producing MDYNKIAKEILMYLGGENNVASAAHCATRLRLVLNDDKNANIKKIEKMEAVKGVFNSGGQLQIIIGQGTVNKVYNAFIEGTKIGESSLSDNKKAAMKNMNPFERFARMLSSIFLPIIPAIVASGLLMGILGMLQNFHLIDSKSGMYILLNMFSSAAFVFLPVLIAFSAAKQFGTNPFLAATLAGIMIHPDLQNAWTLGTGIKNSMDFYGLHVSMVGYQGQVLPILIAVWVMGYIERSLRKIVPDILDILLTPFLTILITGFFTFFIIGPVGRFLGDGLSFGLVTIYNTAGVFAGILFGGFYSFIVITGIHQSFQAVEAGLLANPSIHRDFLLPIWSMANVAQGGAAFAVYFITKNAKMKSIAGPASLSAVLGITEPAIFGVNLRYRRPFIAAAIGGAIGGGYVVFTKVVMTGMGVSGIPGTTIVPPSSILNYIIGMVIAFATAFVVTSVLGIKEKEEEEDKDNNDKNNEDVLLCNEEKANTVSNLVSPVNGNVILLKDVPDKTFSDELLGKGIGVDPEDGIVVSPVDGTVVCLFETKHAIAIKTSDGMEILIHIGIDTVKMNGEGFKSFINSGDVIKKGQKLMEFDLDLVKEKAKSPIVLLVITNSDSMKFVNQLKSGKIKQGEELMRVGIN from the coding sequence ATGGATTACAACAAAATAGCTAAAGAAATTTTAATGTATTTAGGTGGAGAAAACAATGTAGCAAGTGCTGCACATTGTGCTACAAGATTAAGATTGGTTCTAAATGATGACAAAAATGCAAATATCAAAAAAATTGAGAAAATGGAAGCTGTTAAAGGTGTATTTAATAGTGGGGGTCAATTACAAATTATTATTGGACAAGGAACAGTAAATAAAGTATATAATGCTTTTATTGAAGGAACTAAAATAGGAGAGTCGAGTTTAAGCGATAATAAAAAAGCTGCAATGAAAAATATGAATCCTTTTGAGAGATTTGCAAGAATGTTATCAAGTATTTTTCTTCCAATAATACCAGCAATAGTTGCTAGTGGGCTTTTAATGGGGATTTTAGGAATGCTTCAAAATTTCCATTTGATTGATTCTAAAAGTGGAATGTATATATTATTAAATATGTTTTCAAGTGCCGCTTTTGTGTTTTTGCCTGTTTTAATTGCATTTAGTGCGGCTAAACAATTTGGAACTAATCCTTTTCTAGCGGCAACATTAGCAGGCATAATGATACATCCTGATCTTCAGAATGCTTGGACATTAGGAACTGGAATTAAAAATTCAATGGATTTTTATGGACTTCATGTAAGTATGGTTGGTTATCAAGGACAAGTGCTTCCAATATTAATTGCTGTTTGGGTTATGGGATATATAGAAAGAAGCTTAAGAAAAATAGTTCCAGATATATTAGATATTTTACTAACACCATTCTTAACAATATTGATTACAGGGTTTTTCACATTTTTTATAATAGGACCAGTAGGGAGATTTCTAGGAGATGGACTATCATTTGGTTTAGTAACGATATACAATACAGCAGGTGTTTTTGCAGGTATATTATTTGGAGGATTTTATTCATTTATAGTTATTACCGGGATACATCAAAGTTTCCAAGCTGTTGAGGCAGGGTTACTTGCTAACCCGAGTATTCATAGGGATTTTCTATTACCAATTTGGTCAATGGCGAATGTTGCACAAGGTGGAGCTGCTTTTGCAGTATATTTTATTACGAAAAATGCCAAAATGAAGTCAATAGCTGGCCCAGCATCATTGTCAGCGGTGCTAGGCATAACTGAACCAGCAATTTTCGGAGTAAATTTGAGATACAGGAGGCCATTTATTGCGGCAGCTATAGGTGGTGCTATAGGTGGTGGTTATGTAGTATTTACTAAAGTAGTAATGACTGGCATGGGTGTAAGTGGAATACCAGGTACAACGATTGTACCGCCATCATCTATTTTGAATTATATAATAGGTATGGTTATAGCTTTTGCAACAGCTTTTGTAGTTACTTCTGTCCTTGGAATAAAAGAAAAAGAAGAAGAAGAAGATAAAGATAATAATGATAAAAATAATGAAGATGTTTTACTTTGTAATGAAGAAAAAGCAAATACTGTTTCAAATTTAGTATCGCCTGTAAATGGAAATGTTATATTACTTAAAGATGTTCCTGACAAAACTTTTTCTGATGAATTATTGGGAAAAGGAATAGGAGTAGATCCAGAAGATGGAATAGTAGTTTCACCAGTAGACGGAACTGTAGTATGTTTGTTTGAAACAAAGCATGCAATAGCAATTAAAACTAGTGATGGAATGGAAATACTAATTCATATAGGAATTGATACAGTCAAAATGAATGGGGAGGGTTTTAAGTCATTTATTAATTCTGGAGATGTGATTAAGAAGGGACAAAAACTAATGGAATTTGATTTGGATTTAGTGAAAGAAAAAGCTAAATCACCTATTGTATTACTTGTAATTACAAATTCTGATTCTATGAAGTTTGTTAATCAGTTAAAATCTGGTAAGATTAAACAAGGGGAAGAATTAATGCGAGTTGGAATTAACTAA
- the licT gene encoding BglG family transcription antiterminator LicT, whose amino-acid sequence MNTIIIKRILNNNVVTAIDEKSKREKVIMGRGIAFQKKNGDMVDVLKIEKVFILENKIENEKFLKLINEIPMEHIKLSETIISYGKEKLNTQFDDHIYIALTDHIDFAIKRYKEGISLKNQLLWEIQRIHKKEYEVGLWALDCIEDEIGIKMDLDEAGYIALHLVDAALNQSMDNTINIISIVQEILNIIKYFFNIEFDENDISYDRLVTHLKYFSQRVISNNRLPEDSNEFLKMVEINYYKPYTCALKIKIFIEKNYCYTINDGEIVYLSLHIQRVISSIRYKISSEKL is encoded by the coding sequence GTGAATACTATTATTATAAAAAGGATATTAAATAATAATGTAGTTACGGCTATAGATGAAAAATCTAAGCGTGAAAAGGTAATTATGGGTAGAGGAATTGCTTTCCAAAAGAAAAATGGAGATATGGTTGATGTTTTGAAAATTGAAAAAGTCTTTATTTTGGAAAATAAAATTGAGAATGAGAAATTTTTAAAATTGATTAATGAAATCCCGATGGAGCATATAAAATTATCAGAGACAATTATAAGTTATGGGAAAGAAAAATTAAATACACAATTTGATGATCATATTTATATTGCATTAACAGATCATATTGATTTTGCTATTAAAAGATACAAAGAAGGTATTAGTTTAAAAAATCAGCTACTTTGGGAAATACAAAGGATACATAAAAAAGAATACGAAGTTGGTTTATGGGCACTGGATTGTATTGAAGATGAAATAGGCATTAAAATGGATTTAGATGAAGCAGGTTATATTGCTCTGCATTTAGTAGATGCTGCTCTTAACCAAAGTATGGATAATACAATAAACATTATTTCAATCGTTCAAGAAATATTAAACATAATAAAATATTTTTTCAACATAGAATTTGATGAAAACGATATTTCTTATGATAGGCTTGTTACGCACTTGAAGTATTTTTCACAAAGGGTAATTTCGAATAATAGGTTGCCAGAAGATAGTAACGAATTTTTGAAGATGGTAGAAATAAATTATTATAAACCATATACTTGTGCATTAAAGATAAAAATATTTATTGAGAAAAACTATTGTTACACAATAAATGATGGAGAAATAGTTTATTTGAGTCTTCATATTCAGCGAGTTATTTCTAGTATAAGGTATAAGATATCTTCTGAAAAATTATAA